A genome region from Candidatus Krumholzibacteriia bacterium includes the following:
- a CDS encoding amphi-Trp domain-containing protein, giving the protein MSEKSEVTFESQMTVEEAISYFEAIISSLKRGSVTITQAGKTLTLEPGQTMKVEVEAERKKSKEEIAIKMKWKTRVPELLISGNTQS; this is encoded by the coding sequence ATGTCGGAAAAGTCGGAAGTCACGTTCGAGAGTCAAATGACCGTGGAGGAAGCGATCTCCTACTTCGAGGCGATCATCTCCAGCTTGAAGCGCGGTTCCGTGACCATCACCCAGGCGGGCAAGACGCTGACGCTCGAGCCCGGTCAGACGATGAAGGTGGAGGTCGAGGCGGAGCGCAAGAAGAGCAAGGAAGAGATCGCCATCAAGATGAAGTGGAAGACCCGGGTTCCGGAGCTCCTGATCTCCGGCAACACGCAGTCGTAG
- a CDS encoding alginate lyase family protein yields MSHTGRIAWTTLAVLLLFAACIEEATDPLVTPRTAAEKTRTEDRGPGDGGGRPAPHVYIWKDLAALQTLPMAGTAWSNLETYAQNALVLGGPNLGTFEVSLFDKDSDADVLALAKALVALRIPGGWTTWTYRWHVQLAIQEIMAEWPNPSAIDCTNEPLAVARNLTSYIIAADYAGLDEPVATQFRQWLGTMLDEPLSEQPDCIRNDRSLHQIMRERPNNWGTMAMAALAAVATYRNDATLLTEVRHVFDGWLGDRAEYAGFLYGDLCWQPNPTAPVGIAPVQSVIVAGTCTYPMDGALPEELRRSELCDPGTSTCSIDCNPGMAGTQCLVTACPGNTCSIAGGRMQVNVYLHGAIAGAAVCAEILSHRGYPDVWQWENQALRRAAQWLLERHNADPAMGWWFSGNDSFIPWLLNRAYGTSFPTSQDINVGRNMDFTDWTHPPQ; encoded by the coding sequence ATGTCGCACACGGGTCGCATTGCATGGACCACCCTCGCGGTGTTGCTCCTTTTCGCTGCTTGCATCGAAGAAGCAACCGATCCCCTCGTGACGCCACGCACCGCCGCGGAGAAGACACGCACTGAAGACCGCGGCCCCGGTGACGGCGGCGGGCGACCCGCACCCCATGTCTACATCTGGAAAGACCTGGCGGCTCTGCAAACGTTACCCATGGCGGGAACTGCATGGTCGAACCTGGAAACCTATGCGCAGAACGCCCTCGTCCTCGGCGGCCCGAACCTCGGCACCTTCGAAGTGAGTCTGTTCGACAAGGACAGCGACGCGGATGTCCTCGCCCTGGCGAAGGCTCTGGTCGCCCTGCGCATCCCGGGGGGCTGGACCACCTGGACCTACCGCTGGCACGTGCAGCTCGCCATCCAGGAGATCATGGCGGAGTGGCCGAACCCGAGCGCCATCGACTGCACCAACGAACCTCTCGCGGTGGCGCGCAACCTGACGAGCTACATCATCGCCGCCGACTACGCGGGCTTGGACGAGCCGGTGGCCACCCAGTTCCGCCAGTGGCTCGGGACGATGCTCGACGAGCCTCTGAGCGAGCAGCCGGATTGCATCCGGAACGATCGCTCCCTGCACCAGATCATGCGGGAGCGCCCCAACAATTGGGGCACCATGGCCATGGCGGCGCTCGCCGCCGTCGCCACCTACCGCAACGACGCGACACTCCTTACCGAGGTCCGCCACGTCTTCGACGGCTGGCTCGGCGACCGCGCCGAATACGCCGGCTTCCTGTACGGCGACCTGTGCTGGCAGCCCAACCCAACGGCTCCGGTGGGGATCGCTCCGGTGCAATCCGTCATCGTAGCCGGAACGTGCACCTACCCGATGGACGGCGCTCTCCCCGAGGAGCTGCGCCGCAGCGAGCTCTGCGACCCGGGCACCTCCACGTGCAGCATCGATTGCAACCCCGGGATGGCAGGGACGCAGTGTCTCGTCACCGCCTGCCCCGGAAACACCTGCAGCATCGCCGGAGGTCGGATGCAGGTGAACGTGTATCTGCATGGGGCCATTGCCGGCGCCGCGGTCTGCGCCGAGATCCTGAGCCATCGCGGGTATCCCGACGTCTGGCAATGGGAAAACCAAGCACTCCGTCGCGCGGCGCAGTGGCTCCTGGAACGGCACAACGCCGACCCCGCCATGGGTTGGTGGTTCTCCGGCAACGACAGCTTCATCCCCTGGCTCCTCAACCGGGCGTATGGCACCAGTTTCCCCACCTCGCAAGACATCAACGTGGGCCGCAACATGGACTTCACCGACTGGACGCACCCGCCGCAGTGA
- a CDS encoding MFS transporter produces the protein MAATQPQSGAPPGGPPAHSRAFRLRRFANWFPLGLTYATYYMGRYNFNVVKGDMGKTFGLDKAQMGIIATAGFWTYALSVIVNGPLADRIGGRRAILIGAVGSLILNLTIGLLFLNGWTTKIIVGMSLLYAVNMYFQSFGALSVVKVNAAWFHVRERGVFGGIFGSMISAGYFLAISIGGWILAHFHWTLVFLIPAGAMGLMGLVDFFLVRDRPSQAGHADFPTGDASSGDDTPIDWGYLVRKVFSHPVILTIACAEFCTGFVRQGLLLYFTEFLGEVHHVQKGTGTFWWAGTGITLGGIAGGLLCGFLSDRLFQSRRPPVAFIFYLGQVVALSALGFAPSAAAAAFLVGLSCMFIFGVHGMLSGTASMDFGGRKAAATAAGMLDGIQYIASGLTGFGLGWILKTYGWDGTPFTEGYEPQNALVWVLCMIPFSVGGALFMTRLWHAHPSRHGGH, from the coding sequence ATGGCCGCCACGCAGCCGCAGAGCGGCGCGCCGCCCGGCGGCCCGCCCGCCCACAGCCGCGCCTTCCGCCTCCGCCGTTTCGCCAACTGGTTTCCCCTCGGACTCACCTACGCCACGTATTACATGGGTCGCTACAACTTCAACGTGGTCAAGGGCGACATGGGGAAGACGTTCGGGCTCGACAAGGCGCAGATGGGGATCATCGCCACGGCGGGCTTCTGGACCTACGCGCTCTCCGTCATCGTCAACGGCCCCCTTGCCGACCGCATCGGCGGCCGCCGCGCCATCCTCATCGGCGCCGTGGGCTCGCTGATTCTCAACCTGACCATCGGCCTTCTCTTCCTCAACGGCTGGACGACCAAGATCATCGTCGGTATGTCGCTCCTCTACGCGGTCAACATGTACTTCCAGAGCTTCGGGGCTCTTTCGGTGGTGAAGGTGAACGCCGCCTGGTTCCACGTTCGGGAGCGCGGCGTCTTCGGCGGCATCTTCGGCTCCATGATCTCCGCCGGCTACTTCCTGGCGATCTCCATCGGCGGCTGGATCCTGGCGCACTTCCATTGGACCCTGGTCTTCCTGATCCCTGCCGGAGCCATGGGCCTCATGGGGCTGGTGGACTTTTTCCTCGTTCGCGATCGGCCGAGTCAGGCCGGCCACGCCGACTTCCCCACCGGCGACGCCTCCAGCGGCGACGACACCCCCATCGACTGGGGCTACCTGGTGCGGAAGGTCTTCAGCCACCCGGTGATCCTGACCATCGCCTGCGCCGAGTTCTGCACCGGCTTCGTCCGCCAGGGATTGCTGCTCTACTTCACCGAGTTCCTCGGCGAGGTCCACCACGTGCAGAAGGGCACGGGCACCTTCTGGTGGGCTGGTACGGGGATCACGCTGGGTGGCATCGCTGGCGGCCTCCTCTGCGGCTTCCTCTCCGACCGGCTCTTCCAATCGCGCCGGCCGCCCGTTGCGTTCATCTTCTACCTCGGACAGGTGGTGGCGCTCTCGGCTCTCGGCTTCGCGCCCTCGGCCGCCGCCGCTGCTTTTCTCGTCGGCCTCTCCTGCATGTTCATCTTCGGCGTCCACGGCATGCTCTCGGGCACGGCTTCCATGGACTTCGGCGGCCGCAAGGCTGCCGCTACCGCCGCCGGCATGCTCGACGGCATCCAGTACATCGCCAGCGGTCTCACCGGCTTCGGCCTGGGTTGGATCCTGAAGACCTACGGCTGGGACGGCACGCCGTTCACCGAGGGCTACGAGCCGCAGAATGCGCTGGTGTGGGTGCTGTGCATGATCCCCTTCTCCGTCGGCGGGGCGCTCTTCATGACCCGCCTCTGGCACGCCCATCCGTCGCGCCACGGCGGGCATTAA